The following is a genomic window from Micrococcus cohnii.
CGTCGTCGGCGATATTGAAGGCGACCTCCGCCAGCTCGGTGCCCGGATACCGGTCGTAGCGACCGATGCCCAGGATCCGGCCGCGCCGTGCGATGACGAACGCGACGCGATCGCGGTGGTCGACGTGGGTGAAACGCTCGAGGTCGGCGGCGGACAGCCGCGACTTGTAGGTGAAGTAGCGCATGTAGATCGACGATTCGGACTGCGCCGCGTGCATGCGCTGCAGCCCCTCGGCGTCCTCCGGGCAGATCGGCCGCAGCCGCGCCGTGGTGCCATCGCGCAGCACCACGTCGGCCTCCCAGTGTCGGGGATATTCCGGACGGCTGTGGCTCTGACCCATAGGATTCACCCTAGACAACTGCCGACCCCGTGAGGACTGCCGCCCGCCATGATGGCCAGATCATCCCGTTCCCGCTCCGCCGGCCCGCAGGGGGCCCAGCCGATCCCTGTGGAGCAGGAGAACATCGTCGACATCGACGTGGCGGCCGAGATGGAGTCCTCGTTCCTCGAGTACGCCTATTCGGTGATCTACTCCCGGGCGCTGCCCGACGCACGCGACGGCCTGAAGCCCGTGCAGCGACGCATCCTCTACATGATGAACCAGATGGGCCTGCGTCCGGACCGCGGGCATGTGAAGTCGGCGCGCGTGGTCGGCGAGGTCATGGGCAAGCTCCACCCGCACGGCGACGGCGCCATCTACGATGCGATGGTCCGCATGGCCCAGTCGTTCAGCCTGCGTCTGCCCGTGGTCGACGGGCACGGCAACTTCGGCTCCCTGGACGACGGGCCGGCGGCGCCTCGCTACACCGAAGCGCGCATGTCCCCGGCCGCGCTGGCCATGACGGCGGACCTGGCCGAGGACACGGTGGACTTCGTCCCGAACTACGACAACCAGCTGTTGCAGCCGGCCGTGCTGCCCTCGGCGTACCCCAACCTGCTGGTCAACGGAGCCTCCGGCATCGCGGTGGGGATGGCCACGAACATGGCCCCGCACAACCTGCGTGAGGTGGTGGCGGCGGCGCGGCACCTGCTGGCGCACCCGGACGCGGACCTGGACGCGCTCATGCGGCACGTGCCGGGCCCGGACCTGCCCTCGGGGGGCCGGATCGTCGGGCTCGAGGGCATCCGCGACGCCTACGCCAGCGGACGGGGCAGCTTCCGCATGCGCGCGAGCATCGAGGTCGAGAAGCTCACCGCCCGCAAGACCGGCCTGGTCGTCACCGAGCTGCCCTATGGCGTCGGGCCGGAGAAGGTCATCGAACGCCTCAAGGACGCGGTCAAGAACAAGAAGCTGGCCGGCATCGCCGACGTCGTGGACCTGACCGACCGCAAGCACGGGCTCAAGCTCGTGATCGAACTCAAGTCCGGGTTCAACCCGCAGGCGGTCCTCGCGGCGCTGTACAAGCACACTCCGCTCGAGGAGTCCTTCGGCATCAACAATGTCGCTCTGGTCGACGGCCAGCCTCACACGATGGGGCTCAAGCAGATGCTCGAGGTCTATGTGGCCCACCGTCTGGAGGTCGTGCGCCGCCGCACCGCGTTCCGGCTGCAGAAGAAGCAGGACCGGCTGCACCTGGTCGAGGGCCTGTTGCTCGCGATGGTCGACATCGACGAGGTCATCGAGATCATCCGCTCGTCCGAGGACTCTCCCCAGGCCCGCGAACGGCTCATGCAGGTCTTCGACCTGACGCAGGTGCAGGCCGACCACATCCTTGAGCTGCGGCTGCGTCAGCTGACGAAGTTCTCCCGGATCGAGCTCGAGGCCG
Proteins encoded in this region:
- a CDS encoding DNA gyrase/topoisomerase IV subunit A encodes the protein MMARSSRSRSAGPQGAQPIPVEQENIVDIDVAAEMESSFLEYAYSVIYSRALPDARDGLKPVQRRILYMMNQMGLRPDRGHVKSARVVGEVMGKLHPHGDGAIYDAMVRMAQSFSLRLPVVDGHGNFGSLDDGPAAPRYTEARMSPAALAMTADLAEDTVDFVPNYDNQLLQPAVLPSAYPNLLVNGASGIAVGMATNMAPHNLREVVAAARHLLAHPDADLDALMRHVPGPDLPSGGRIVGLEGIRDAYASGRGSFRMRASIEVEKLTARKTGLVVTELPYGVGPEKVIERLKDAVKNKKLAGIADVVDLTDRKHGLKLVIELKSGFNPQAVLAALYKHTPLEESFGINNVALVDGQPHTMGLKQMLEVYVAHRLEVVRRRTAFRLQKKQDRLHLVEGLLLAMVDIDEVIEIIRSSEDSPQARERLMQVFDLTQVQADHILELRLRQLTKFSRIELEAERNELARLIAELEQILASEQRLREVVGEELQAVADEHGDQRRTRLLENESLGAPAAASAPARHAPGSPDEALMVADTPCWVLLSTGHKILRTADRTPVTPGDRRRKNDALLSAVATTARGEIGALTSSGALHRVQVVDLPTVSEPSAQPDMSSAQDAKTLVPLDRGESLVALVPLDQVIALGTARGVVKRVRPDWPLNREAMEAITMKEGDRVIGAAPAVQDEDQLVFITGAGRLLRFAASLARPQGPSASGVAGMRVADDDTVIGFGVAPAGSDVAETDVAGIARPALVATVTDGDPDLLGGAPGSVKVTPLGEFPVKGRGTAGVRAHRLLKGETGLALAWAGAAPALASSKAGVARSLPHEFGRRDGSGVSVDAKIEVIGAGETPEPVALSPQHEDGVEVSAK